The following coding sequences lie in one Apium graveolens cultivar Ventura chromosome 3, ASM990537v1, whole genome shotgun sequence genomic window:
- the LOC141712825 gene encoding putative magnesium transporter NIPA8 — MKEWIIGAFINIVGSIAINFGTNLLKLGHDERERHPVSGGDGMNGKTVLKPIFHFQTWRTGIFLFAFGNCLNFISFGYAAQSLLAALGSIQFLSNLAFAYYVLNKTVPMKVLGATAFIILGNIFLVSFGNHQSPVYTPEQLTEKFGNIAFLLYCLILVIIVAVHHYIYRIGEVLLAVTGHDIKVYWVILLPFSYAVVSGAVGSCSVLFAKSLSNLLRLSMSSDYQLHSWFTYSMLLLFLSTAGFWMARLNEGLSMFDAILIVPMFQIVWTFFSICTGFVYFQEYQVFDTLRTTVFILGMVLVFIGISLLAPDEPRGGEVKDNSLASLKYPGESMETDRLVMPSEDSQIKDVKSFVRSMQIKAANAVVNAKAACSSTFGLGEDSIHTSSVFAMPMVSSKINGFRGNGVDRAKYFSWRDIGRNSDISLDEHDLESASMLPRS, encoded by the exons ATGAAGGAGTGGATTATTGGAGCCTTCATCAACATTGTGGGCAGCATTGCTATTAATTTTGGAACCAATCTTCTTAAATTAGGTCATGACGAG AGAGAAAGACATCCTGTGTCAGGAGGTGATGGGATGAACGGAAAGACTGTACTGAAGCCTATTTTTCACTTTCAGACATGGAGAACTG GGATATTTCTTTTTGCTTTTGGAAATTGCCTGAATTTTATATCCTTTGGATATGCCGCTCAG TCACTTCTCGCAGCTCTGGGATCCATTCAGTTCTTGTCGAACCTTGCTTTTGCCTACTATGTTCTAAACAAGACAGTTCCTATGAA GGTACTGGGTGCCACAGCCTTTATTATTCTTGGAAACATCTTTCTTGTCTCTTTTGGGAATCATCAGTCACCTG TTTACACACCAGAGCAGTTGACAGAGAAGTTCGGGAACATTGCGTTCCTTCTGTATTGCTTGATATTGGTTATAATAGTTGCCGTGCATCACTACATATATAG GATTGGAGAGGTACTGCTAGCTGTTACTGGGCATGATATTAAGGTGTACTGGGTTATACTTCTTCCTTTTTCGTATGCTGTGGTTTCAGGAGCTGTTGGATCATGCTCAGTGTTGTTTGCAAAATCTCT CTCAAATCTGCTGAGATTATCCATGTCTAGTGACTATCAATTGCACAGCTGGTTCACTTACTCCATGCTCCTGTTGTTTCTTAGTACTGCTGGATTCTGG ATGGCACGGTTAAATGAAGGATTATCAATGTTTGATGCCATACTTATAGTCCCTATGTTTCAGATTGTTTGGACTTTTTTCTCTATCTGTACAGGATTTGTGTACTTCCAAGAATATCAg GTTTTTGATACTCTGCGGACAACAGTGTTCATACTGGGAATGGTTTTAGTATTTATAGGCATTTCGTTACTGGCACCGGATGAGCCAAGAG GAGGCGAAGTCAAAGACAACTCTTTAGCTTCTTTAAAATATCCTGGTGAATCAATGGAAACCGACAG GCTGGTTATGCCATCTGAGGATTCACAAATTAAAGATGTGAAATCATTTGTGCGTTCAATGCAAATTAAGGCTGCTAATGCTGTAGTCAATGCAAAG GCTGCATGCTCATCAACATTTGGTTTGGGAGAAGATTCGATACATACATCTTCAGTTTTTGCAATGCCTATGGTTTCATCTAAGATTAATGGCTTCAGAGGAAATGGAGTGGATAGAGCTAAATATTTCTCCTGGAGAGACATTGGGAGGAATAGTGACATTTCACTCGATGAACATGATTTGGAGTCGGCTTCAATGCTCCCTAGGTCGTAA